GAACTTTTGTCACTCAAATTACAGATTAGATCAAATATCAGACCAACAAATCATGTCATAATAAAAATATGCTTTGAACCTATGTTCATTATAGAATATTATAGTTTATAGAATATATTAACGTGTGTAGCAGGACCGAGTCAAACCAGGGTCAACCAGTCCACGAACTCAGAACTTCAACTTGTTTATccgttaaaaacacaaaacagccCAAGATGTGATACTTACTATTTAAATATTCAGATTTTACAGATGACATTTTGACAAGCAAGCTGGTTGATGTGGGCATCACCTGTGCGTCAACTCGATCATAAATTATTCAGAAAGATGTATAGATGGCTTCTGGTCTGAAGAAAAGAAGACTTGCACAACTAAAGCATTCCAATGGCCAAATTAAAGAGGACATTGTAATCGTCTAATTGTATACACATGTAGCCCATCTGTATATTCAGGTATAACTTATAAAACCTCCCTTTCATTTACATGGGCATGAATGCTTATTGACATGTACATACAACTGTTTGACCCTGGTTCAACATGAGCAAACGGTATGCCTGTGTGAAAGGACATCAGGCGTGTGACCCTGGGCACGCATGTACAGACCGAAGAGATCGCAGAAAAAGTCATTTCAGCCCGTTGCAAACAGTGTACATTTCCCCCAATATGAACAGATTAAAGAGCTTTAACGTCTGTGGACACAACAAGTAGCCAGTCTACCATCAGGGTTAAAAGCAGCAATTCGATGTTCCCCTAATGACCGTGCAATAAGATATCAGACAGACCGAGAACCATTTAGTTGAAAATACTAAATTTTCACTCATTTACAAATTACCGATATTTATAAGGCCCTGTGCCCACTGGGGATCTCTTACACAACAGGTAACAACATTATGTGATCATTGTAGTGATTGCTGCTGCAATGCTATTGAAATGCAGCACGCTAAAGGATTTTAGCTGTTGCTACTGAAAATATACGTATGCTAAGATTTAAGTGGAAACAATTTGGGAAAAATACTCTTTACAAGAGTAATGTTTTGTTAAGAGTTTCCCAGTGGACATAAAGTCTTACTTCAGTAAATATTGGTTGGTATATGGACCATTAGGTGTTACATATAAGATCAATCCAGCTTGGGCTGACATAAGGGAGACAGTTGTATTCCCTGCTTTTCAGAATTCAGTAACCCCACAGGCAAAACCACCCCAGTTCATATGTATCAGTGTGAGAGAAATATATGAAATAGTGCATgtttaaaacatctgtatgtagtGTTTGTATTTAAACAGGTCTCAAAAATAGATGTAGTTAAGATCTGAAAATTATTGTAAAATTATACGAAATATTATTTTGGGTGATGCCCAACAGGACAAGGATGCTTCAGGTCCATGTGACCACCTAGACTGCCCTAGAAGGACCGGTTCATAGAAACGCCACAAACATCTGACGTGCTGTGGCAGTGAAGGACATGAGAACGACACAAAAATCGATCAAACCAGATATTTCAACTGCAGTTCCAAGACTTTACACAAGTTATCATGTTTGACACGCGAGTGGCGCACGGAAGCCGAACCCCAAGCTGGACAATTAGCCTCAAAAGACATTTACCACAAACCATTTGAAATATGGTATTGATATTTGTTGTGCACAAGCTGGTGTTATGTATCGTCTACTACAACGCACCCATAACATGACTCAACATCCAAAAAGCCAGCATAAAACATAACGCTATGAGCCAAAAATACTTTCATGATCTCCTGCCAGCCTATGACGAGTTATGGTAAAAATCAACTAAGTGGGAGTCATCTGTACATACAAGTcacataaaacatatataaatgtatcctATGTATCAGTCAATGTCAAATAACAATTAGCAGTCATGAATTTGCTAAATTGACGAAATAAATTATTGTATACCTTCAATATTATTGACATTTTCTTGCAAATAAGATTCAGATTTTCTTTAGTTTAACTGCATAAGGTAACCCGACTAGAGAAAATGTAATAATGGCGACAGCCAAAAAACGTGGGATCTGAAAACGTCTTTCTGGTTCGAGcttttaattttatattcaatGTGTACATGTAAATTACTCTTGCCAATCATATCTGTAAGATACTGCAACTAATCATGCATTGATCCTGTATGTAAACCAATTCTGACAATCAGCATAttacaaataatttaaatgcaGTCATTGATCAAGCATAATGTTACACAATATGTGTATTAAGGCCATTACGATCTTTGTTTTCAGAACAAAAAGGTATGAATGTTTTTCTCTCGATTCACCCGAACCTCTTAAATTGAGGTACAATGGTTCCAAAGTGAGTAATAATCAGCTACAAAACATTCAATCTGACTAAAATGTCAGGCAATATTACTGACATGCAAATATGGCAAAATGACAGTCAAAATATTCTGTGTCCAAAAATCAGCAGTTATTAACACTGTTTGATAAATGAATGTTCTTCTCATgacaattatttatataaatatatatactcaaCTGAAATGGTCATATGTATACAACATGACTGAATGAAACATTTACAAAGTGTAGATTGATGAAATATCGACAAGTTGAACACTGTCATTTAGTTTGTCTAAAATACAATCCAATTTGAACAGACCACACAAAATGATATCTGTTATTTAGTACTGTAAAAAAATTATTGGGGAATACTTTGACTACTATTACAAGCACACTGACAAACCAAGCCACAATACACTTCAATTCACATATAATGAAATGGCAATTAAGTATTGAATCTTCATATTCAAGGCagaaaaatctatatttattttttgtctaCTGGCCATAGCTGctggtaaaaaacaaaatgttgataCATGAGCCAAACCAATGTTATATTTGCAAAAGCTTATCTCAGGAGAGTCTCTGAACAGTAAAAAGGCAGAACTACTACTAAAAGTACAGAAAAACATGTACAAGCAACAGGGATTTCTAGCAAATGCCCTATCACTGAATTCATTACGAttttttcaatttaaatttGGCACAGAATATAAAAAGTGACCATTACATTTTGCCAGCCTCAAGGGCAAGAAGACCAAAAGTAACAATACATCCACATAGTCAATTGCCAGTAATTATCAGTGTATTTTCTGATTTGATGCACAGCATTGATACAACTCTTACAAACCCTTTTGTGCAATGTAGCATGGTAAATACAACAAGTGTGTTACACATATTGTCTGAAAGACCAGATACAACTGTGACTTACCGTATACCTACCTGAAACCAACGGATCGCTTACCTCGTCTCTCCTGATCTACCTCTTATATTCATAGAGGGATATTCAAGTGTCATTCTTTACTGTAGATTATTATTTcaagttttttaaatgttaaaaagccTGTTATGGCCTAGGACTGACTATTTGAGGACAATGGCAACTTTTCCTTCGAAAAACTAAAGGGAAGCCTTTAATCCAATGACGAGGAGGTGCGCACTCAACGCAAACGCATCTTCTGGCTCGATCCAGGTCTAAAAAGTGTTGTGACGAAGAAGACAGAAGAGAGCTTATGACAGAGGTAAATAAAACGGGAAATGTGGTACCCACCTTCCTTCTAGCGGTGTCGGtactccctttccctctctctctcacggtcACGGTCGCGGTCCCTCTCGCGATGGCGGTCCCGCTCCCGGCTGCGTTCTCGGTAATAGTCTTCATGCCTGTCACGACTGCGGGACTTGTGTCGTCGGCTCTTTTCTCTGGAGCGACTGTGGTCCCGTTCCCTGGAACGTTCTCGCCTGGCATGGACAAGCATCATTGGACTGTGTACAAGGGGTTCAAAGTTTCAAACACCAAATGCTCCAGGGCCAAATCCCAATTGGAAGAAATTGTTTAGGTACAGTCAGAATTGATACGGCTCAAAATGTAATCTTACCTGGAGGCGGAACCGTAGCTTTTGGACTCAATGCCGTGGAGACAGTCCTGCAGGGAACTGATGAGGACCTTACAGCGGTCATCTGCTGACACTTTGGACTGCTTAATCAGACTGATAGCTGTCACCAAGGTTTCTATAGCACTGCCATAGTCAGCTAAAGAGAACACAGGGTTGCCTTACGTTTTAATAGGCTCTCAGTGGGAGCCTTGTTGGCATTACATGTGTGCACACCGACATTCTGATGCGTGTTACCTGCACTGGCATCAGACACTGCTCTAGATATGGCGCTGGAGGAGATGGCTCTGTTCCTGTTCATGATCTCCTCAAACTCTGCCTCACTGAGAGGGGTCCGTGACGCCTCCATCTCactataaatacacacagaggtcaatGCATGCGTTAGGTTACAAGACACACTTTCATCTTTGCAAACAATGTAAACAAAAATGTAAGTGTAAATCAGCTACTAAGTTACTATGCAAGTCCAGAATGTTTGCACTTAATAAAACGAGCGACCCTTTGTACAAATTCCATTATATGAATTACTATGTTCAATATTTGTTCCACCGCGCATTCTTACCGGCCTCCAGGACCGAAGTCCCCTCTTTCAAAATGTGGTGGGCGTCCGTATGGGTCGTTTGGTCCAGGGGGGCCTCGGTTGTCATTCGGGGGCATATTGTTGTTGCCAGGTGGGGGGAAGAATGCAGGGTTGACATGGGGTGCTGGTGGCGGTCCACCCGGTGGGGGACCTGGcatgtgtggaggtggagccaAAGCCATGGGGGGCCCAATGGGGCCTGGGGGACGTAATGGGAAGGGGCCCGGGGGCGGTGGGCCCTGCTGAGGGGGTGGGGGACCAGGAGGCGGGCCATAACCTGGAGGAGGTGGACCTGGGGGCAGGGGGCCCATCGGAGGCTGGCCAAACTGACCAGGGAATAGAACAGGGGGAGGAAGCCTATCGCCTCGATTTGGAGGACCAGATAGGGGAGGTGGAAGGCCCTGACCAGGAAGTGGAGGTCCTggtggaccaggaggaccaggtggGCCAAGTGGGGGACGTGGAGGACCCTGCATTCCACCTAAGAGAGAACACAAGGGACCAAACCGGAGAGCATGAGACAAAGTAAGAGTTAGTGAACACTTTATGTTGTTTGTCATAGCAGGTAGAGTTCTCCACAACATTGGTACCAAGTGAAAATAAAcgtggttaaaaaaacaacagtctTTTCTGCTTGGAAATATATTCGGCTGGTTTAAAACTctcatataaaaagaaaaagtgtgtgaCAGATAAATCGGCCAAGTTCTAATTTTAATATCCTGTAGGAGCTAGTATTTTACATGATCTTCTTCAAAAACAGGACAATAACACACAAAAACTGCATGCCATAGCTACAGGGAACACCAAATGTCAAAAGggcatgtaaaaaataataataatactgcaaAATAAACCAGAGGGCAACAAAAAAGATTATTCACTCAAAGCAAATCGTTTCAAGCaggctttttaaaacaaacACTCTGCATTCAATGCTCTCCCCTCAACACTTAATTGAGAGGGAGCGTTCCTTTAGTTTGCACTGTTATCCTGGCCTCATGTACAACTATTAGTATTTTGTGGAAACTGTATATTAAGGGAATAAGAGAGTAAGAAATGCAGGTGTTATAATGATATAACTCCCACCAATAAACAGCCGAGGGTTAGGATAAAAAAAGTGATTGATAAATTCAATCAGATCAAGAGGTGCGTCACCTCTGCCACGCCAGTTCCCGTTCCTGCCCCCCGGCGGGAAGGGATTGAAACTCATATCCATCAGAGGGCCATCTTGGTGTCTAATCAGATCTGGTCTCATGCCCGGGCCTAATGGGGAAGAAAGCAAACCAATCACAACTCTACCCTTCATAAACATCCCCATACTAACTGAAGGCCTGTCACAGCTCAGCAGCACGGGGCATCAGCCACTCAGCGGGAAAAAAGAGATGTGGAAAAAAAAAGTGGGATGAGAAGAAAAGACACAGAAatgggaaagagagaagagccGGCAGCTCTGCCTACTATCTGTGTGAGGCGGCCAAGCCAAGATTAGCAAGGAATTTAAAGTTGGTAGCTTGCCAAGCAAAGCTTTGAGCAAACTGCTTCTTAAGCAACGGTGTTCTAAATTGCCAGAAAGCCAGGAAAGGATTCTTTGTTCAGCTGCAGGTGAAGAGACAACGAAAGAACAAACCAAATGGGGAGGGAAACATGCAAAGACAAAACCCTGTCAAGGGAGATTTAATGGTTAAAAAGATTGCGCACAAGAAACACATACAATAGACTAGTCTGGGTTCTGGTGAACGTCGTAGCAAAGTCTGGACGGTGCTTACAGAGCAGCACTGCCAGACAGAAAGCTGAATTTTACTAAATCTTATGTTGTTTTAATTTCTCACACTATGGTGATTaattcaattttttttacaatgctttattgtaaaaaacaatgaaaaacaactatatatatacagacaaaaGCCTACAAAAATATGAATTATCTTTTAACAGCACCATGTCTAAATTAGAAATCAATGTACTGATCCATAAATCTCAACAGGTGAGAGCGCACGACCAGGACTAGCAGTCGGTTCAATGAGCTAACTGACTCATGATGCGCAGATACTTTCAATACATCTTTCCATTAATTTGCTTCAAATGGAAATTAGTAGTATTCGTTTCAACGAGAGAATTCAGCTGGTTCTCCCAGAGGATTGATCACAACACGATAATCTTTTCTACCACAAACTTACCGTGTTTGGCATCGCAAGACCAAAGTAACGCGTAACAATACCTTCAGTTTGCCCCTCATTCCTCTTAGTTGTTAATTACTTACAATCACTAACcatcttattttatttcagcagtatttaaatataatttttcaaCTGAGTGAACTGAAACCGACTTTGTCCCAGCCATACCGGCACAAACACTTGTTCCCAAACTAACCCGGGAAATGTGGTGGCGGTCCACCCGGCCCAAGAGGACCAGGAAAGCGGTCTCCACCGGGGCCGGGTGGTCCAGGGAACCTGCCTCTGCCTCGACCCATGGGAAAACCTCCACGAAGACCagcaccaggaggaccagcttTACCCTCCCCAGACATTTGCCCTGACTGGGTACCTGAGGAATATAAAGAGACTAAATATTATGTAACTCAGTTTTCTATTTCATATACAGGAGAAAATAATTGTGCACATATAAACACGCTGGGATCAAAAGTCAATGGGCATGATAAGCATACTCCGAACATGAGGTTCAtgtatttttacaaatatatatatgttacgtGACATCTTAAAAACAGCAAGGTAACAAGCATGCAAGTAAAATTAATTTTAGGTTTTAAACTAGCTAAGATCCCAAACGTGCATTAATCCTACTTACTCTTACGTGACTGCATCTCGAACTGGCTGAGCGACTGCTTGTTGCACGCGGTGACGATGGGATTCTGACCATGGAGCTCCCTCTTCGACAGCATCTCCATTAATTTTCTCGACGATGCCTCCGATCCCACACACACTAGCGCAAACCTGCAAAATGGGTGCagagaataaaaacaattagattcatgcaaaaaaataaaacgatGATTTCTATTTTTTCAACTCACTATTTTCAAAATATACCAAGAAGCCTTGGTATATATAATAGGCTACGATTTAGTTTAATCATGATAAAAACAGATGACCTTACCCTTTGGACTGGCCATTGGCTCTGTTTTCAAAGAACTTGATCTCCAGCACATCCGAGATGCCAACCGAACGAATAGCTTCCGTCAGGTCCTCGTCTGTTGTCCACTGCGTACCAGAAGAAGGCATCATCAGTATATTCCTACCGACTTGCTTACTTTGATAATCATTATGTAACGCTTTACAACGTGCAGAAGGATGTTTGGTCAACATTTAGCGTGGCACCAGAATACCTTGTTTACAGGACTGTCATTGTCTTTACTTTAAAGAAAATGGTGCTACTGTTTAATCATGCACTTAAACATTGTCCATTATTTGCCTAAATAGTCTGAACATAATTCTCAGATACCCACCCATGTGAGGTTTCCTATGTACAGGGCAATCCTTTTGCCTGTGTAGGTGTAGACTACGTTGGGTGGGGCACCCTTCCCTCCATCTGAGCCACCCGGTGTTGTCAGCGTGTCCAGGTAGTCGCGGTCTTCTGGAGCATCCCCATTGTTGGCCGATGGGGATATTACATCATCATACAGGTCGATCTGTTCGTGGACCGGGTAGTCAGATTCCTGTTGAGCGTGACGGCAACAGTTCAGTAAATCACAAGTGATACTTTCAGAACactgaatataatataatccaCACGTATAAAATGTAATCCATTTGTTCTTTATGCTGCTAAATACACTCAAAGCCATACATTTGTCTACCTGCTTCCATAGAGAGTTCATTGAATTGTAAAAGTCTGCCGTCTTAGCTAATGTGTTCTGAGCTGTGGCAGCTTCGTGCTCTGCAGAATTGAGGGACGGCGGTTGCCATTCATCTGCATGTACTAGTTACCCTTGCTGCAGTGTCAAAAAAAGTCTAtcggttttgtgtgtgtactgtaaaaacatatatttgctGATTTCTTCAGTACGCCCATAACGCATAATAGGGGTATATTTTGTCGTATTGTTTTCTGTGCAATAACTGCCCAATTTGAGAAACgtttcccccccctccagctTTATTTCACAAGGCCACTTGCCTTTATCAGTTCAACAAGGCTAGTGGTGTGCGCCTAATAGCGACTATGTACAGCTTTTAGATATAAAAGGAAATATTTTTTCTTACTAATAGCTGGTATTCGTGCATGTGAAGTTTACTGCTCATACAAACACATCTTAAATGATCGGCTTTGTCAAAAGTACTTGTTTATATGTGTACAGAGGAAATCCCTATGGAGCTGGTAGGACCCTCTTATGGCCAAATAGGACCATAAACCTATTTTTAAAAGACATTTTTCTGATTAACTTAACTCACGATAAGCTGAACCTTAGTCAGTAACTCTTTAAAAAGGCACCACATGCTCGTAAGTGCGTCAACAAGTCAAAACCTCCGTAATATTGTCTGTGCATGTTACCAGATATGCAAACAATAATGCACAGTCGACGTCATTGGAGAAGCTGCTGATAGTTTGCTGATGAATGATGCGGTCATGTCATAAGCCGTTTATAGGAAGGCGTAGGTTTAAAATAGCATTTTCTGTGTATAAACAGACGTCCCCACACTATGGGGGAACGATGTTGGTGCAGATAACGTAGCCTATACACCTTTACTATAATTATCAAATTATTTGCGTCACAGATCTGTATATTAGGGGAAATGAGCGTGTGAAAAAAGACAACACCCGACTCTCGACGTTACACGCTAACCTCACATAAGCTAACAGAAGCTAACAATCCATAACgttacatttattaaaacacGTTTCCAATTAATACAAAAAACGTTTCATACACACCCATAATTAGATTATTtaaatgaactgaaaacacaaaaAGGACTTACAAAATAAACGGAGTAAACATAATTGTCTTGGTAAAACAGCTAACGCGAGCTAGCTCACGAAACTACGTTTGTTGTGCTCGATAACCCGCCACAGGCCTCAGACGGCGAGCGCAGAACAATACACGCGGCTGCGTTtcgctttcacacacacacacacacgtttcaatGTGCACCGTGCAGGGCCATTGCTGCGTGCATCGCGCGCCGTCTAAAACGCCGTAAACAGCCGCAAATGCAACATTTCGAGCAGAATAATATCCTCGAGGATGCGGATTTGCAGCATGGTGAACGGGGGCCTGTGCGCGAGGGAAACTCGTCGGCCCGAGTGAAGCGCACCGTTCTCCGAAAAATACGACAAACAACGGGAAACGTAACTAAACAGTCACATACAACCTTTAGTCGAAGTGTGGTGCATTAATAATTCATTCAATACCTGGTTGAATTCCTCCTCGACGTCGGCGTAGATATCGATGTGATCCACACCGTCCGCCATTTTCCTCTGACCCGTCGCTGTCTCCGCCCGGCGGTGCAGAGCGACGCGGAGCCGCAAAACAATGAGCCAGAGAGGGAACTCTAGCGCCCCTGCTGGTCGTCTTCACTCATTACATCCTGTAGGCCATATACAGTCGAACACGCGCTGGTGTTTATTGTAGAGACACTTTTatcaggaaaaaagaaagaaaagagaggatgaaatataatttaatttctcGTGTTTTTTAATATGAATAACCACCACACATCATCCTACAAAGCATGTCTTTACGTTGAACTCATTATGACAACATTGCCCGTTTATGTCATGGACTCTGATACATATGAATAACCGCCACACAGCTTTTCTGTATCACGATGATATTTAACAGTTGCAGATACTGTATGATTTTAAACCTTTGCATTATTCCTGGTATTGGTGCAATACGCATATACATTCAACCACTTTATGTTCCACTTTTATATTTCCAGGGAGCACAGAAGTTCAGTTATAAATAATTGGATTACATTATTGAACAAGTAAGGGTGTTTATTGTTAATTGACAgatgttgtttttaatttatatactttttaaaaaaaattcttcaatttcttacatttaatatgtcctgctctgcaatttaattgtattgtatatgtTGTATGCTTGCGACTAACAAATGTCCCCCAGAGGACGCATAAAGTatttttctatctatctatctttctatcttatTGGGATTTAATCCACTTCTTCAATAAATTCAACATCAAAGATTCAATGAGGTCAGACATTAGATCACCTTTATATGACACATGAATGATATACATCTCTTTGTGAGTATAAGTAATCCCTTGACTATCTGTTTCGCCTATAttgttgtttctttgtgtgcaattaaataaattactgaCAAACAAAACAGAACAGTCAGTGAAAACAAATACGGTACAAAAACCATATGGATCATTTAATTTAGTTGCTCAAATCATGATTTCAGTCAGTCAACATACAACTTGGTCACATGTCAACCATACAATATCCAGAATATTGTCCAgggaaaatacaaacaaaaatgaGACAAATGAATATAATTACTCAGATAATATCAGGAAGACACAACATTGTAAtgatgcacactcacacacaatatGTATGAGTCTATGACATAAACAGGCAAATGCTCAGGCAATGTTGTCATCATAGTAAGCTCAATGTAAAGACATGCTTTGTAGGATGATTtagaaatattatttaaaaaagctacagGGAAACTCACAGCCCAAAAATACAATGAAATGCTGAAATTCAAAATATGAAACACaagcaaatacaaaaatacccTATTCAATTAGATTGACACTGTAAATTTACATGGAAATTATGGAACATTTGTATTCTTATATCTCCAAATGACAATCTTGTTTGTCAGAGTGAGCGCTTCCTTTTTTGTATCTTTCATCATGAATTTATAAAATAATTGTTTAGGCCAAGTAATAAATAGCAGTTAGATAACACTGACGCCCAAGTAGGCATGTTGTGGGATATTATTTTgtacaagattttttttaaccatgtaattcctttttttaaatcaacaaaaaaaataactTATCAAAACAGTTCAAATCCATCATTGTGTAATCCAATTGGATTGTATATCTAAATCCTGTGAGAGTCCTAGTTTCCACAGTGATGTCCAGCCACGcataaatacatacagtatgtacaaacacacagaaaaacacagctgataaagaaagaaaggcagACTTAAAAAAACAAGGAAAGATATGCCAcgaaacaaatattttaatgATGCAATCCAAGTAaaaacttaagtataagatttATTCTCATTTCATGATtatctttattacatttttatcaaCTCCACTGCCAGTGCTTTCTTGCCACTGACATCACCCTTTAAGAGAAGATTCATAGAAACAAATATTGCAAACAGCCTTGGAAAACACAACTTTCAGCAGCAACACTGATGTTACACAACAATGTTAACCATATATTACTGCAGCCCTTCtctcattcaatgtttaataaaCATGTATGAGACAGTAATGAAGTACTCAGGCACTCAATACAACGTATTGCATGCTTGCAGCTGCATATATAATAGGCATGTGTGTTTTAAATTCTGTGGTATTTAGGATATACACATTTTCCCCCCTTGACATTGTagcgtaattcagaattgaaccgcctggaagagcttatacAATAATACGAGTCCGCtatagttctctcctttagggagacgtttattcactgatcaaaagcaaagtacaaaccacggggagctctcctcaacatgcaagttgaagcccgaaaaccacacctcctttagcacatcaagattccatcttttatacccagatctcgtcacaggtgcatatcccatccctcgtacccccgggtgggggctgtctgttggccgtgcgcccctcttggtatgtgtaaatactgataacaagtgtgaatgttgaatactgtcaggcgtgtagctgcccttgagctgcagacacaatatctctctctcctcacaggcaaagtgccgtctcttctgatgctttgccggaacctagacattacggtcccttcaataaatcagattaatattaacaacatGTTTATGCATCTTGTGACTCATAAGCCGGTTTTATCAATGCACGTCATAGCCACCACCTGCATCGCTTTAGTCCCTTTTCATTTTGAGAAAGCAACTCATGGAAAAGTATCCATGGCAACAACAGCCCATTCACTTGCCAAATGTAATAATTGCCAGGAGTACAAAAACAACATCATAGGTCCATCCTTGGAGAATGAG
This is a stretch of genomic DNA from Pseudoliparis swirei isolate HS2019 ecotype Mariana Trench chromosome 10, NWPU_hadal_v1, whole genome shotgun sequence. It encodes these proteins:
- the cpsf6 gene encoding cleavage and polyadenylation specificity factor subunit 6 isoform X5, coding for MADGVDHIDIYADVEEEFNQESDYPVHEQIDLYDDVISPSANNGDAPEDRDYLDTLTTPGGSDGGKGAPPNVVYTYTGKRIALYIGNLTWWTTDEDLTEAIRSVGISDVLEIKFFENRANGQSKGFALVCVGSEASSRKLMEMLSKRELHGQNPIVTACNKQSLSQFEMQSRKISLYSSGTQSGQMSGEGKAGPPGAGLRGGFPMGRGRGRFPGPPGPGGDRFPGPLGPGGPPPHFPGPGMRPDLIRHQDGPLMDMSFNPFPPGGRNGNWRGRGGMQGPPRPPLGPPGPPGPPGPPLPGQGLPPPLSGPPNRGDRLPPPVLFPGQFGQPPMGPLPPGPPPPGYGPPPGPPPPQQGPPPPGPFPLRPPGPIGPPMALAPPPHMPGPPPGGPPPAPHVNPAFFPPPGNNNMPPNDNRGPPGPNDPYGRPPHFERGDFGPGGREMEASRTPLSEAEFEEIMNRNRAISSSAISRAVSDASAADYGSAIETLVTAISLIKQSKVSADDRCKVLISSLQDCLHGIESKSYGSASRRERSRERDHSRSREKSRRHKSRSRDRHEDYYRERSRERDRHRERDRDRDREREREREYRHR
- the cpsf6 gene encoding cleavage and polyadenylation specificity factor subunit 6 isoform X3; translation: MADGVDHIDIYADVEEEFNQESDYPVHEQIDLYDDVISPSANNGDAPEDRDYLDTLTTPGGSDGGKGAPPNVVYTYTGKRIALYIGNLTWWTTDEDLTEAIRSVGISDVLEIKFFENRANGQSKGFALVCVGSEASSRKLMEMLSKRELHGQNPIVTACNKQSLSQFEMQSRKSTQSGQMSGEGKAGPPGAGLRGGFPMGRGRGRFPGPPGPGGDRFPGPLGPGGPPPHFPGPGMRPDLIRHQDGPLMDMSFNPFPPGGRNGNWRGRGGMQGPPRPPLGPPGPPGPPGPPLPGQGLPPPLSGPPNRGDRLPPPVLFPGQFGQPPMGPLPPGPPPPGYGPPPGPPPPQQGPPPPGPFPLRPPGPIGPPMALAPPPHMPGPPPGGPPPAPHVNPAFFPPPGNNNMPPNDNRGPPGPNDPYGRPPHFERGDFGPGGREMEASRTPLSEAEFEEIMNRNRAISSSAISRAVSDASAADYGSAIETLVTAISLIKQSKVSADDRCKVLISSLQDCLHGIESKSYGSASSPMMLVHARRERSRERDHSRSREKSRRHKSRSRDRHEDYYRERSRERDRHRERDRDRDREREREREYRHR